One part of the Mustela erminea isolate mMusErm1 chromosome 11, mMusErm1.Pri, whole genome shotgun sequence genome encodes these proteins:
- the LOC116569235 gene encoding LOW QUALITY PROTEIN: integral membrane protein GPR137B-like (The sequence of the model RefSeq protein was modified relative to this genomic sequence to represent the inferred CDS: inserted 1 base in 1 codon) has translation MRRPRPRSGVPGPMAAPPWDPLRNDSLPPTLTPAVPPYVKLGLTVVYTAFYSLLFVYIYAQLWXVLRYGHKRLSYQSVFLFLCLLWASLRTVLFSFYFRDFVAANALGPFVFWLLYCFPVCLQFFTLTLMNLYFTQVIFKAKSKYSPGLLKYRLPLYLASLFISLIFLLVNLTCAVLVKTGGWERKVIVSVRVAINDTLFVLCAVSLSVCLYKISKMSLANIYLESKGSSVCQVTAIGVTVILLYTSRACYNLFILSFSQSKNVHSFDYDWYNVSDQADLKNQLGDAGYVVFGVVLFVWELLPTTLVVYFFRVRNPVKDLSNPGMVPSHGFSPRSYFFDNPRRYDSDDDLAWNIAPQGLQGSFAPDYYDWGQQTNSFLASVGTFQPDPVLDPDKPGHG, from the exons ATGAGGCGCCCCCGGCCCCGCTCCGGCGTCCCGGGCCCGATGGCGGCTCCGCCGTGGGACCCGCTCCGCAACGACTCTCTGCCGCCCACGCTGACCCCGGCCGTGCCGCCCTATGTGAAGCTCGGCCTCACCGTCGTCTACACCGCGTTCTACTCGCTGCTCTTCGTGTATATCTACGCGCAGCTCT GGGTGCTGCGCTACGGCCACAAGCGGCTGAGCTACCAGAgcgtcttcctcttcctctgcctcctctgggcctccctgCGGACCGTCCTCTTCTCCTTCTACTTCAGAGACTTCGTGGCGGCCAACGCGCTAGGCCCCTTCGTCTTCTGGCTGCTCTACTGCTTCCCCGTGTGCCTGCAGTTCTTCACGCTCACGCTCATGAACCTCTACTTCACGCAGGTGATTTTCAAAGCCAAGTCAAAATATTCTCCAGGATTACTCAAATACCGGCTGCCCCTCTACCTGGCCTCGCTCTTCATCAGCCTCATTTTCCTGTTGGTGAATCTGACCTGCGCGGTGCTGGTGAAGACAGGCGGCTGGGAGAGGAAGGTCATCGTCTCGGTGCGCGTGGCCATCAACGACACGCTCTTCGTGCTGTGTGCtgtctccctctccgtctgtctCTACAAAATCTCAAAGATGTCCTTGGCCAACATTTACTTGGAGTCAAAGGGCTCCTCTGTGTGTCAAGTGACGGCCATCGGAGTGACCGTCATCCTTCTCTACACCTCCCGAGCCTGCTACAACCTGTTCATCCTGTCATTCTCCCAGAGCAAAAATGTCCATTCCTTTGATTACGACTGGTACAATGTCTCAGACCAGGCGGATCTGAAGAACCAGCTAGGAGACGCCGGATACGTGGTGTTTGGGGTGGTCCTCTTCGTGTGGGAGCTCTTACCCACCACCTTAGTCGTTTACTTCTTCCGAGTTAGAAACCCTGTGAAGGACCTTAGCAACCCTGGAATGGTCCCCAGCCATGGATTCAGTCCCAGATCTTACTTCTTTGACAACCCTCGAAGATACGATAGTGATGATGACCTTGCCTGGAACATTGCCCCTCAGGGACTTCAGGGAAGTTTTGCTCCAGACTACTATGACTGGGGACAACAAACCAACAGCTTCCTGGCATCAGTGGGAACTTTCCAACCAGACCCAGTTTTGGATCCTGACAAACCAGGCCATGGGTAG